Proteins encoded within one genomic window of Sphingomonas cannabina:
- the rpsO gene encoding 30S ribosomal protein S15, with the protein MSITAERKDALIKEHGRAAGDTGSTEVQVAILTERIKNLTEHFKTHAKDNHSRRGLLMLVNKRRSLLDYLRKSDGDRYLALIAKLGLRK; encoded by the coding sequence ATGTCGATCACTGCCGAGCGCAAGGACGCGCTCATCAAGGAACATGGCCGCGCCGCCGGCGACACCGGTTCGACCGAGGTGCAGGTCGCGATTCTCACCGAGCGCATCAAGAACCTGACCGAGCATTTCAAGACCCACGCGAAGGACAACCATTCGCGCCGCGGCCTGCTGATGCTGGTCAACAAGCGTCGCTCGCTGCTCGACTATCTCCGCAAATCGGATGGCGACCGCTATCTGGCACTGATCGCGAAGCTCGGGCTTCGCAAATAA
- the pnp gene encoding polyribonucleotide nucleotidyltransferase has protein sequence MFDKKTVSIEWGGKTLTLETGKVARQADGAVIATLGETVVLCAVTAAKTVKEGQDFFPLTVHYQEKFSAAGRIPGGFFKRERGATEKETLVSRLIDRPIRPLFPEGFYNEINCIAQVLSYDGENEPDILAMIAASAAMTLSGVPFMGPIGAARVGYDGSDYILNPTDEQVEAGLLDLVVAATHDAVMMVESEAKELSEEVMLGAVMFAHKASQDVIKAIIKLAEQAAKEPWELKQGDDQAAVKAELKKLVGKDIEAAYKLTNKSERSNALNEARAKAKAAMAEKTPQEQLVAAKLVKKLEADIVRTAILKEGRRIDGRDTKTVRPIEAEVHFLPRAHGSALFTRGETQTIATTTLGTKDAEQMIDGLDGLSYQHFMLHYNFPPYSVGEVGRFGAPGRREVGHGKLAWRALHPVLPTKEEFPYTIRVTSDITESNGSSSMATVCGGSLSLMDAGVPIKRPVSGIAMGLILEGKDFAVLSDILGDEDHLGDMDFKVAGTSEGITSLQMDIKIAGITEEIMKVALAQAKDGRAHILGEMAKALGETRTELSAHAPRIETMQIDKSKIRDVIGTGGKVIREIVATTGAKVDIDDEGVIKISSSDVAQIEAAMNWIKGIVEEPEVGKIYNGKVVNLVDFGAFVNFMGGKDGLVHVSEIKNERVEKVSDALKEGQEVKVKVLEIDPRGKVRLSMRVVDQETGAELEDTRPAREPRERGERGDRGPRGDRGGDRGPRRDGGDRGPRRDRGDRGDRGPRRERSESKDEGGEDIGLPAFLTGED, from the coding sequence ATGTTCGACAAGAAGACCGTAAGCATCGAGTGGGGCGGCAAGACCCTCACGCTCGAAACGGGCAAGGTTGCCCGCCAGGCCGACGGCGCGGTGATCGCGACCCTCGGCGAGACCGTCGTCCTCTGCGCCGTCACGGCCGCGAAGACCGTCAAGGAAGGGCAGGATTTCTTCCCGCTCACCGTCCATTATCAGGAGAAGTTCTCCGCCGCGGGTCGCATCCCGGGTGGCTTCTTCAAGCGCGAGCGCGGCGCGACCGAGAAGGAGACGCTGGTCTCCCGCCTCATCGACCGCCCGATCCGCCCGCTGTTCCCCGAAGGCTTCTACAACGAGATCAACTGCATCGCGCAGGTGCTCTCCTACGACGGCGAGAACGAGCCCGACATCCTGGCGATGATCGCCGCCTCGGCCGCGATGACGCTGTCGGGCGTGCCGTTCATGGGCCCGATCGGCGCCGCGCGCGTCGGCTATGACGGCAGCGACTATATCCTCAACCCGACCGACGAGCAGGTCGAGGCCGGCCTGCTCGACCTCGTCGTCGCCGCCACCCACGACGCGGTGATGATGGTCGAGTCCGAGGCCAAGGAGCTGTCGGAAGAGGTGATGCTGGGCGCGGTGATGTTCGCGCACAAGGCGTCGCAGGACGTGATCAAGGCGATCATCAAGCTCGCCGAGCAGGCCGCCAAGGAGCCGTGGGAGCTCAAGCAGGGCGACGACCAGGCCGCGGTCAAGGCCGAGCTCAAGAAGCTGGTCGGCAAGGACATCGAGGCCGCCTACAAGCTGACCAACAAGTCGGAGCGCTCCAACGCGCTCAACGAGGCCCGCGCCAAGGCCAAGGCGGCGATGGCGGAGAAGACCCCGCAGGAGCAGCTGGTCGCGGCGAAGCTGGTCAAGAAGCTCGAGGCGGACATCGTCCGCACCGCGATCCTCAAGGAAGGCCGCCGCATCGACGGCCGCGACACCAAGACGGTCCGCCCGATCGAGGCCGAGGTCCACTTCCTCCCGCGCGCGCACGGCTCCGCCCTGTTCACCCGCGGCGAGACCCAGACCATCGCCACCACCACGCTCGGCACCAAGGACGCCGAGCAGATGATCGATGGGCTGGACGGCCTCAGCTACCAGCATTTCATGCTGCACTATAACTTCCCGCCCTATTCGGTGGGCGAGGTCGGCCGCTTCGGCGCGCCGGGCCGCCGCGAGGTCGGTCACGGCAAGCTCGCCTGGCGCGCGCTGCACCCGGTGCTGCCGACCAAGGAGGAGTTCCCCTACACGATCCGCGTCACCAGCGACATCACCGAGTCGAACGGCTCGTCGTCGATGGCGACGGTGTGCGGCGGCTCGCTGAGCCTGATGGATGCCGGCGTGCCGATCAAGCGCCCGGTTTCGGGTATCGCGATGGGCCTGATCCTGGAGGGCAAGGACTTCGCGGTGCTCAGCGACATCCTGGGCGACGAGGATCACCTCGGCGACATGGACTTCAAGGTGGCGGGCACGTCCGAGGGCATCACCAGCCTGCAGATGGACATCAAGATCGCCGGCATCACCGAGGAGATCATGAAGGTCGCCCTCGCCCAGGCGAAGGACGGCCGCGCGCACATCCTCGGCGAGATGGCCAAGGCGCTGGGCGAGACCCGCACCGAGCTGTCGGCCCACGCGCCGCGCATCGAGACGATGCAGATCGACAAGTCGAAGATCCGCGACGTCATCGGCACCGGCGGCAAGGTGATCCGCGAGATCGTCGCCACCACCGGCGCCAAGGTCGACATCGACGACGAGGGCGTGATCAAGATCAGCTCGTCCGACGTCGCGCAGATCGAGGCGGCGATGAACTGGATCAAGGGCATCGTCGAGGAGCCCGAGGTCGGCAAGATCTACAACGGCAAGGTCGTCAACCTCGTCGACTTCGGCGCGTTCGTGAACTTCATGGGCGGCAAGGACGGTCTCGTCCACGTCTCGGAGATCAAGAACGAGCGCGTCGAGAAGGTCTCCGACGCCCTCAAGGAGGGCCAGGAGGTCAAGGTCAAGGTCCTCGAGATCGATCCGCGCGGCAAGGTCCGCCTGTCGATGCGCGTCGTCGACCAGGAGACCGGCGCCGAGCTCGAGGACACGCGCCCCGCGCGCGAGCCGCGGGAGCGGGGCGAGCGCGGCGATCGAGGCCCACGTGGCGACCGTGGCGGTGACCGCGGCCCGCGTCGCGACGGCGGCGATCGCGGTCCGCGCCGTGACCGCGGCGACCGTGGTGATCGCGGCCCGCGCCGCGAGCGCTCGGAGTCGAAGGACGAAGGCGGCGAGGACATCGGCCTGCCGGCCTTCCTCACCGGCGAGGACTAA